One part of the Longimicrobium sp. genome encodes these proteins:
- a CDS encoding phosphopantetheine-binding protein: MGADDDFLALGGDSLLAAQLISRVRECLGAELPVRTLYETLAPVGVAFAFQLNAGRLDSSER, encoded by the coding sequence GTGGGCGCGGACGACGATTTCCTCGCGCTCGGCGGCGACTCGCTGCTGGCGGCGCAGCTCATCTCCCGCGTGCGCGAGTGCCTGGGTGCGGAGCTGCCGGTGCGCACCCTGTACGAGACGCTCGCCCCAGTTGGCGTTGCTTTCGCCTTCCAGCTGAACGCTGGGCGGTTGGACAGCAGCGAGCGTTAG
- a CDS encoding B3/B4 domain-containing protein, giving the protein MRYTIDSEVFRDVPEFVRGIVVIENLDNSGQHERLGSLFRGEMYQAAEDGGRTTTDPRITAWEETYKTFPLPRGERIHPGHGTLLKRLKKGDAERIPFISPLVAISNIIAVKYMMPCGVFDTGRVTGDLMLTAATGEESFLPFGKDTATGVVSGEVILLDSGQNTVVCRAWNSRGGQTTAVSADTKNAIIDIDCLSRIVGHDVLDEALSEAVSLVSQFCGGLVRVERLSSDNRQIAI; this is encoded by the coding sequence TTGAGGTATACCATCGATTCGGAGGTGTTCCGCGATGTCCCGGAATTCGTTCGGGGTATCGTAGTGATCGAGAACCTGGATAATTCTGGTCAGCACGAGCGTTTAGGCTCTCTATTCAGGGGGGAAATGTACCAGGCTGCGGAAGATGGTGGTAGAACAACGACGGATCCTCGAATCACTGCTTGGGAGGAAACGTACAAGACGTTTCCTTTGCCGCGCGGCGAGCGGATACATCCCGGTCATGGCACCCTGCTCAAACGGCTCAAGAAGGGCGACGCCGAGCGGATCCCCTTCATTTCCCCCCTGGTTGCCATTTCCAACATCATCGCGGTAAAGTACATGATGCCCTGTGGGGTCTTCGACACCGGCCGTGTCACAGGCGATCTGATGTTGACGGCTGCCACAGGCGAGGAAAGCTTCCTTCCATTTGGGAAAGACACGGCGACAGGTGTTGTTTCAGGTGAGGTGATTCTACTGGATTCCGGTCAAAACACAGTCGTTTGCCGCGCTTGGAACAGTCGTGGTGGACAAACCACCGCCGTTTCCGCAGACACGAAGAACGCCATCATCGACATTGATTGTTTGTCACGCATCGTAGGCCATGATGTTCTGGATGAAGCCCTTTCCGAAGCGGTGTCTCTGGTCAGCCAGTTCTGTGGCGGTCTGGTCCGTGTGGAGCGCCTTTCTTCTGACAATCGCCAGATCGCAATCTAA
- a CDS encoding DUF6875 domain-containing protein produces the protein MPAALLNPEMIQVASTVIQWAREFLATENPQMKRPVGSKVVCPFVGPSLDNNSFYLSLHPEISGKDAGQIESLVLEYIRTFKKLGPFAPGDCTRKSLLLVFPSLPDNQGRVLDIVHESVKSVFVESGLMIGQFHKNCKEASVYNRGFLVSQSPVALIAIRHMAVHDILFVKNSREWFNAYNLHFGEKFNRPEKIEEYNRHLIDHYFEAKDRWQN, from the coding sequence ATGCCTGCAGCACTCCTCAACCCCGAAATGATTCAGGTCGCATCGACGGTCATTCAGTGGGCGCGGGAGTTTTTGGCAACAGAAAACCCTCAGATGAAAAGACCAGTTGGAAGCAAGGTGGTGTGCCCGTTCGTCGGGCCATCCTTGGACAACAACTCTTTCTATCTTTCTCTTCACCCCGAAATTTCAGGAAAAGACGCGGGGCAGATCGAAAGTCTGGTGCTGGAATACATCAGGACCTTCAAAAAGCTCGGTCCGTTCGCGCCAGGGGATTGCACACGGAAATCTTTGCTACTCGTCTTTCCTTCCCTTCCAGACAACCAGGGCCGGGTACTGGACATCGTGCATGAGAGTGTAAAATCCGTGTTCGTTGAAAGCGGTTTGATGATCGGTCAGTTCCACAAGAACTGTAAAGAAGCAAGTGTATACAATCGCGGATTCCTGGTTTCTCAATCACCGGTCGCCCTGATCGCAATTCGGCACATGGCCGTCCACGACATACTATTCGTCAAGAACTCGCGAGAGTGGTTCAACGCATATAATCTCCACTTTGGTGAGAAATTCAACCGCCCGGAGAAGATCGAAGAGTACAACCGTCATTTGATCGATCATTACTTCGAAGCAAAGGACAGGTGGCAAAATTGA
- a CDS encoding putative bifunctional diguanylate cyclase/phosphodiesterase, giving the protein MNDDAQPSGAERRRAQLPDKDVLTVRWLAVLGSVAVVGFGYVYRVVLPQAHDPWSYRFGVAGVCLVVAAMSFIPGRPGFIPAVYTLFGVITAWVVVLLGMNDFAPEYALGLVVISAIISAVLRSTRALAAYGAATMAGVALVAARIPEPRVSPLLFGSYLVVILVLFYVVVRNRLRAEREIAASEERYALAAQGAHDGLWDWDLRRGALYLSPRWKEIVGCADGEIGSDPAAWFGRIHPDDRARVDADLFRRGQGADGLFESEHRVRHSDGSWRWVLVRGVWVTDSRGAIVRMAGSQTDISQRKRFEEQLVHDALHDSLTGLPNRALFLDRLERAIAHTHRHPERQFAVIFLDLDRFKVINDRVGHLAADQVLQAVAERLLRCLRAGDSVARLGGDEFALLLEDTDEPAVAAHRVQHELQAPFEVAGQQLLVTASLGIAISSTGFSRPVDVLRDADAAMYRAKARGRARVEIADAELHAHSLSQLELESQLREAVENGELRLHFQPIVVMESRELVGFEALLRWQHPGRGLIGPEAFIPLAEQTGMIMPVGGWALREGCRQMQEWRGAYPEAHRLWLSVNLSSRQFLHPRLVQEIHGVLAETGFPPDRLRLEITESVIMDDPATVTQVLRRLRDSGIRMALDDFGTGYSSLAYLHRLPLDTLKIDRSFVHQMHTDPALQAVIQTVISLSDSLRLDTVAEGVETDEDARALHRMGCRLGQGFLFSRPLAPADAGRILAALPAVLAAR; this is encoded by the coding sequence GTGAACGACGACGCCCAGCCGTCGGGTGCGGAACGCCGGCGCGCGCAGCTTCCCGACAAGGACGTGCTGACGGTGCGCTGGTTGGCCGTGCTGGGGTCGGTGGCGGTGGTGGGGTTTGGATACGTGTACCGCGTGGTGCTGCCGCAGGCGCACGACCCCTGGAGCTACCGCTTCGGCGTCGCCGGGGTGTGCCTGGTGGTGGCGGCGATGTCGTTCATCCCGGGGCGGCCCGGGTTCATTCCCGCCGTCTACACGCTGTTCGGCGTCATCACCGCGTGGGTGGTGGTGCTGCTGGGGATGAACGACTTCGCGCCGGAGTACGCGCTGGGGCTGGTGGTCATCTCCGCCATCATCAGCGCCGTCCTTCGCAGCACCCGCGCGCTGGCGGCCTACGGCGCCGCGACCATGGCGGGGGTGGCGCTGGTGGCCGCGCGCATCCCCGAGCCGCGGGTGAGCCCGCTGCTCTTCGGCAGCTACCTGGTGGTCATCCTGGTGCTGTTCTACGTCGTCGTCCGCAACCGGCTGCGGGCCGAGCGCGAGATCGCCGCCAGCGAGGAGCGCTACGCCCTGGCCGCGCAGGGGGCGCACGACGGATTGTGGGACTGGGACCTGCGCCGCGGCGCGCTGTACCTGTCCCCGCGCTGGAAGGAGATCGTGGGGTGCGCGGACGGCGAGATCGGCAGCGACCCGGCGGCGTGGTTCGGCCGCATTCACCCCGACGACCGCGCGCGGGTGGACGCCGACCTCTTTCGCCGCGGCCAGGGGGCAGACGGCCTGTTCGAGAGCGAGCACCGGGTGCGGCACAGCGACGGCAGCTGGCGGTGGGTGCTGGTGCGCGGCGTGTGGGTGACGGACTCGCGCGGCGCCATCGTGCGGATGGCGGGGTCGCAGACCGACATCAGCCAGCGCAAGCGCTTCGAAGAGCAGCTGGTGCACGACGCCCTTCACGATTCGCTGACGGGGCTGCCCAACCGCGCGCTCTTCCTGGACCGGCTGGAGCGGGCCATCGCCCACACGCACCGCCACCCGGAGCGCCAGTTCGCCGTCATCTTCCTGGACCTGGACCGCTTCAAGGTCATCAACGACCGCGTGGGCCACCTGGCGGCGGACCAGGTGCTGCAGGCGGTCGCCGAGCGGCTGCTGCGCTGCCTGCGCGCGGGCGACAGCGTGGCCCGGCTGGGCGGGGACGAGTTCGCGCTGCTGCTGGAAGACACCGACGAGCCCGCCGTGGCCGCGCACCGGGTGCAGCACGAGCTGCAGGCGCCCTTCGAGGTGGCCGGCCAGCAGCTGCTGGTGACGGCGAGCCTGGGGATCGCCATCAGCTCTACCGGCTTTTCGCGCCCGGTGGACGTGCTGCGCGATGCCGACGCGGCCATGTACCGCGCCAAGGCCCGCGGCCGCGCGCGGGTGGAGATCGCCGACGCGGAGCTGCACGCGCACTCGCTGTCGCAGCTGGAGCTCGAGAGCCAGCTGCGCGAGGCGGTGGAGAACGGGGAGCTGCGGCTGCACTTTCAGCCCATCGTGGTGATGGAGTCGCGCGAGCTGGTGGGGTTCGAGGCGCTTCTGCGCTGGCAGCACCCCGGGCGCGGACTGATCGGGCCCGAGGCGTTCATCCCGCTGGCCGAGCAGACCGGGATGATCATGCCCGTGGGGGGCTGGGCCCTGCGCGAGGGGTGCCGGCAGATGCAGGAGTGGCGGGGCGCGTACCCCGAAGCGCACCGGCTGTGGCTGAGCGTGAACCTGAGCAGCCGCCAGTTCCTGCACCCGCGGCTGGTGCAGGAGATTCATGGCGTGCTGGCCGAGACGGGCTTTCCGCCCGACCGGCTGCGGCTGGAGATCACGGAAAGCGTGATCATGGACGACCCCGCCACCGTCACCCAGGTGCTGCGGCGGCTGCGCGACTCGGGGATCCGGATGGCGCTGGACGACTTCGGGACGGGGTACTCGTCGCTGGCCTACCTGCACCGGCTGCCGCTGGACACGCTCAAGATCGACCGCTCGTTCGTGCACCAGATGCACACCGATCCCGCCCTGCAGGCCGTGATCCAGACGGTGATCTCGCTCAGCGACTCGCTGCGGCTGGACACCGTGGCCGAGGGGGTGGAGACGGACGAGGACGCCCGCGCGCTGCACCGCATGGGCTGCCGCCTGGGCCAGGGCTTTCTCTTCTCCCGCCCCCTCGCCCCCGCCGACGCCGGCCGCATTCTCGCCGCCCTCCCCGCCGTCCTCGCCGCCCGCTGA
- a CDS encoding DUF885 domain-containing protein, with product MMWNAPNTHGLLTRREMLAALASVAALPLVAACGGAARTVPQAAPGDADRNAIALLDRIGGDLLHLFPELATSLGLDVGARAELRSRLADRSAAGQGRIAAQLRADLGAIAAVDASRLSHAVRTSVEVVRSAYTTALEGFALPYGDITVGGWRNTPYVVIQNVGAYLDVPRFLDSDHRVENAADAEAYLARLQSYARQVDGELERVREARAIGMVPPAFLIDKALTQMRLSAQGARDGGMLVESLERRTRTIAGDWAGRARRIAAQEVAPALDRQIRELEAQRAVATNDAGISARPHGEEFYRWALKASTTTTMSPDEVHELGRTELARLHARMDTILKDAGYTQGSVGERMKALANDPRYQFAEGDSGRAEIMRFIEDRLAWIRAQMPRAFNTVVDPNMEVKRLPPEEEPGAPAAYGGAGSVDGAIPGRFWINLRTTDLHSKYSLADLAFHEAIPGHIWQGEYTHDMPLVRQMLAFNAYSEGWALYAEQLADELGAYDQDPVGRLGYLQSIAFRACRLVVDTGLHAKGWTREQGVRFFVEVNGSNPLEVASEVDRYCSWPGQACGYKVGHSEINRQRERAHAALGAAYDLKAFNDAVVRGGNVPLDVLAKNVDEYLRR from the coding sequence ATGATGTGGAACGCTCCGAACACCCACGGACTCCTCACGCGCAGGGAGATGCTGGCCGCCCTTGCATCCGTCGCCGCGCTGCCGCTCGTTGCCGCATGCGGCGGCGCCGCCCGCACGGTGCCGCAGGCCGCGCCAGGCGATGCCGACCGGAACGCCATCGCGCTCCTCGACCGCATCGGGGGCGACCTCCTGCATCTTTTCCCCGAGCTGGCCACCTCCCTTGGCCTGGACGTCGGCGCGCGAGCCGAGCTCCGGTCCCGGCTCGCCGACCGCTCCGCGGCGGGGCAGGGGCGGATCGCCGCGCAGCTGCGCGCGGACCTGGGCGCGATCGCGGCCGTCGACGCCAGCCGCCTGTCGCACGCCGTGCGGACCAGCGTGGAAGTCGTCCGCAGCGCCTACACCACGGCGCTCGAGGGATTCGCGCTTCCCTACGGCGACATCACCGTGGGCGGCTGGCGCAACACGCCGTACGTCGTCATCCAGAACGTCGGGGCCTACCTGGACGTTCCCCGCTTTCTCGACAGCGACCACCGTGTGGAGAACGCCGCCGACGCCGAGGCGTACCTGGCGCGGCTGCAGTCGTACGCACGGCAGGTGGACGGCGAGCTCGAACGCGTGCGGGAGGCGCGCGCGATCGGCATGGTCCCGCCGGCCTTTTTGATCGACAAGGCGCTCACGCAGATGCGCCTTTCCGCGCAGGGGGCACGCGACGGGGGAATGCTGGTGGAGTCGCTGGAGCGGCGGACGCGCACCATCGCCGGCGACTGGGCCGGGCGCGCCCGGCGGATCGCCGCGCAGGAGGTCGCGCCGGCGCTCGACCGGCAGATCCGGGAGCTCGAGGCGCAGCGCGCCGTCGCCACGAACGACGCGGGCATTTCCGCGCGGCCGCACGGCGAGGAGTTCTACCGCTGGGCCCTCAAGGCGTCGACCACCACGACCATGTCGCCGGACGAGGTGCATGAGCTCGGCCGGACCGAGCTGGCGCGGCTGCACGCGCGCATGGATACCATCCTGAAGGACGCCGGCTACACGCAGGGCAGCGTGGGCGAGCGGATGAAGGCCCTGGCGAACGATCCGCGCTACCAGTTCGCGGAGGGCGACTCGGGGCGCGCCGAGATCATGCGTTTCATCGAAGACCGGCTGGCGTGGATCCGCGCGCAGATGCCGCGGGCGTTCAACACGGTCGTGGATCCGAACATGGAGGTGAAGCGCCTGCCGCCCGAGGAGGAGCCGGGCGCGCCGGCGGCATACGGAGGCGCCGGGTCGGTGGACGGGGCGATTCCCGGCCGCTTCTGGATCAACCTGCGCACCACCGACCTGCACAGCAAATACAGCCTGGCGGACCTGGCCTTCCACGAGGCGATCCCCGGCCACATCTGGCAGGGCGAGTACACGCACGACATGCCGCTGGTGCGCCAGATGCTGGCCTTCAACGCGTACTCCGAGGGGTGGGCGCTCTACGCCGAGCAGCTCGCCGACGAGCTGGGCGCCTACGACCAGGATCCCGTCGGGCGGCTGGGCTACCTGCAGTCCATCGCGTTCCGGGCCTGCCGCCTCGTGGTGGACACCGGTCTGCACGCAAAGGGGTGGACGCGCGAGCAGGGCGTGCGGTTCTTCGTCGAGGTGAACGGGTCCAACCCGCTGGAGGTGGCCAGCGAGGTGGATCGCTACTGCTCGTGGCCCGGGCAGGCGTGCGGCTACAAGGTGGGCCACAGCGAGATCAACCGGCAGCGCGAGCGCGCGCACGCCGCGCTCGGCGCGGCGTACGACCTCAAGGCGTTCAACGACGCCGTGGTGCGGGGCGGCAACGTGCCCCTCGACGTGCTCGCGAAGAACGTGGACGAGTATCTGCGGCGATAG